Proteins encoded in a region of the Triticum dicoccoides isolate Atlit2015 ecotype Zavitan chromosome 3A, WEW_v2.0, whole genome shotgun sequence genome:
- the LOC119269369 gene encoding uncharacterized protein At5g19025-like: MAECRSLIEFLRAFEHHRRAADSSCGARSKRLPPSSSAPSGRTRNLTALCDHSPMALVDALVLLAVLAALGFLVAPHARLLLLEARALLLHPAASCVSAAPLAGAAAAVSGAALGWALLGHHARKCGKPRCRGLKKAVEFDIQLETEECVRGRPTPAARSALLAAAGARPVDLGDAHRELEAELRKMAPPNGRTVLIFRAPCGCPKGRMEVWGAKKVRRIKK; the protein is encoded by the coding sequence ATGGCGGAGTGCCGCAGCCTCATCGAGTTCCTGCGCGCCTTCGAGCACCACCGCAGGGCGGCCGACTCCTCATGCGGCGCCCGATCCAAGCGcctgcccccctcctcctccgccccctCCGGACGCACCCGCAACCTCACCGCGCTCTGCGACCACTCGCCGATGGCCCTGGTGGACGCGCTCGTGCTGCTCGCCGTGCTCGCCGCGCTGGGCTTCCTCGTGGCCCCGCACGCCAGGCTCCTCCTCCTCGAGGCGCGCGCGCTGCTGCTCCACCCGGCGGCCTCCTGCGTCTCGGCCGCGCCGCTCGCGGGGGCCGCCGCGGCCGTGTCCGGCGCCGCGCTCGGCTGGGCGCTACTGGGCCATCACGCGCGCAAGTGCGGCAAGCCGCGCTGCAGGGGCCTCAAGAAGGCCGTCGAGTTCGACATCCAGCTCGAGACGGAGGAGTGCGTGCGCGGCCGCCCCACCCCCGCCGCGCGATCGGCGCTGCTCGCCGCCGCGGGCGCGCGCCCCGTCGATCTCGGCGACGCGCACCGCGAGCTCGAGGCCGAGCTCCGCAAGATGGCGCCGCCCAATGGCCGCACCGTGCTCATCTTCCGCGCGCCCTGCGGATGCCCCAAGGGCCGCATGGAGGTCTGGGGCGCCAAGAAGGTGCGCCGGATCAAGAAGTAG